The genomic stretch AAATAATCCCATCAAACCGTTGTTGGTAGAGGAACAGGCTGAAGCGCTTCCCGTGTGGAGGCGCTTTGCCAAGAAAAAACCGGCACTGCTGCTTTTTTCCGGTCGACCGCTGAAACCGCTTACTGAAGCTATGCAAGTTGAGGTTGATCTTTTGCTGCAACATGGTGACGATCAAGAGGTAGTGCGGCGTGTGGCGCGCCCAGTCCCCGATCAGCTGTTGTCGCCAAGCATGGGCGTTGCCGCAGCCATGCGCCAAAGATATTTCTCCCGGGTGATTTGGGTCGTCCCGGTGGAAGGGGGGATGGAACTGCTCCCCTTGGTTGACTTCAAGCAAGGGCTGCGCCAGCGGGCCGCCGGGTGGGGGGACGATATCGACTCGTTCAAGGTGACAGAAAACGGTGCTTACTCAGGGGTGTTGGGGGGGGTGTCGGTTGATGTAGTCAGCATTGATCGCCTACCGATTGTAAAGGGGCCGCTGCTGGTCCATATCGACTCCGGTTTTTTTACGGCCATTTATCGGAATGAAGTCAGAACTCCATTGTATCCGCTGCTGACCGGCCACTTCCAGAAGGTGGCGACTCGTGACTATCGAACGCTGGGGGTGACGGTATCCCGTGACAATCTTAGCTTTGATGTTCCCTTGCTGATGCGTTTTCTGGGGGATGACGTGGCGGCTTTTGTGGCGGATCCGAGACGGCTTGACAGCCCGTCGGCAGCCATGAAAATCCGGGGTGAGATGTGCTATCTCGACAGCTTCTTTCAGCCTGAGGTGATTATTGAAAAAGCCCAGGCTATCCAAAAACTGCTGCCGCGTGACGCAGACAGCTTTTATCGCCAGTATCGGGCGCGCCGCCAGCTGAAGCAGTTGGATCAGGGGTTGCTGGAGCTTGAAAAGGCAGTGTCGCTCGATCCGCTTTATGCCCTGGAATATTTTGAGTTGATCAATCTCAAGACAAAACAAGGGGAGAAAGAAGCTGCTCTGGCCATGATCGAGAAGGCAATGCAAGCACTGCCAGATCATGCATTAATCGGCTTGCGCAAAGCAGAGTTGCTGATCGAAATGAGGAGAAGTGGGGAGGCAGTGCCGCTACTGAACAAGCTCAAACAGCAGCCCTGGTCGGAATTCCATTATTCCGGTATGCTCCAGGAGATCGATAGTCTGCTGACTCAGGCGCGGCAGAAGGATTGATCACGGTTCAAGCAGGACACGAAAACCGAGCTCCGCGCGTTTATCTTCGGCGGCGTCCCAGCAACGCCGGTAAATAGTCATCTCTCGGGCTGGCTGAAACCACGATCCGCCGCGATTGATGCGGAACTCCCGGCCGCGACTGTCTTTTTGCCCTTTTTTTAGCCATGCTGAGCCATCTTTG from Desulfuromonadaceae bacterium encodes the following:
- a CDS encoding tetratricopeptide repeat protein codes for the protein MVYLVVTKTVQKDEVDMQGIKDWSNWLFLPAVILVTMFLVACQRHDEPPSITSPPVTLTQKSPAVVHPGQSQASSENKPEIASSLVETLLNNPIKPLLVEEQAEALPVWRRFAKKKPALLLFSGRPLKPLTEAMQVEVDLLLQHGDDQEVVRRVARPVPDQLLSPSMGVAAAMRQRYFSRVIWVVPVEGGMELLPLVDFKQGLRQRAAGWGDDIDSFKVTENGAYSGVLGGVSVDVVSIDRLPIVKGPLLVHIDSGFFTAIYRNEVRTPLYPLLTGHFQKVATRDYRTLGVTVSRDNLSFDVPLLMRFLGDDVAAFVADPRRLDSPSAAMKIRGEMCYLDSFFQPEVIIEKAQAIQKLLPRDADSFYRQYRARRQLKQLDQGLLELEKAVSLDPLYALEYFELINLKTKQGEKEAALAMIEKAMQALPDHALIGLRKAELLIEMRRSGEAVPLLNKLKQQPWSEFHYSGMLQEIDSLLTQARQKD